The DNA region GGCGGCGGCGCGTGCCTGCCGCGTCGCGTCGGCGCCCTCAAGGCAGTCGAGCAGCGCTAGCGCGGCAGGGCCCCGGCCCCGGTCCGCGAGGCGATACGCACAGCTCAGCAGCACATCGGCTAGCTGGACGCGCGACTTGGGATCGACGGATGCCAAGAGTGAAGCCGCTCGATCTAGATCGATATGAACCAGCGCGGCCACGGCGGCCGCGGAGACCTTCTGGTTCGACGACTTAGATAGCGCTACGAGCTGCTCTACCGCGTCGCGATCTTGTCGAGCCGCAATAGAGTTGATCACGCCAACGAGCTGATCGCCCTGGACTTGGTCGAGGGCCCTACGTAGAGCATCGCCAGCGTCGGCGCTTGGGATATTCTGCAGCGCGTAGCGGGCATAGTGAGAGAAGTGTTTGTCTGTCAGCAGAGCTTCGAGGTCGGGAACTGCACGGCTCGAGCCGACGATGGCGAGCTGCTGGCAGGCGACCGCCCTGTCGTGGTCCGAGGCGTCTTGCGATCGGATGATCTTAAGCAACGGTGCTTCATCGATCTGCTCGGCCGCCGCCGCCGGCTGGGCATGGCTCGCGACGAACGCGACCAGCAGCGCGTAAGAGGTGATGCTTCTATTCATGGCCGGTTGGTTTAGTTTGAGGGCTTGGGGTTGGCGAGAACCGGGATGTCTGCGTGGCTATGTGGCTGCGGTTCTGACCCGCAGATCAGATCCGCCACGGCTCACGAACAGCCCGAGCCAAGTGACGGTTCGCCTCGTTGTGATGGACGAAGGCGTTCTTGGCCGGATCGAACCGCAGGGTTTCGCCCATCCTCCAAGCGATGGTTGCGGCGTGCGACGCGATGTGCGATTGAGCCGCCACCCTTTCGTTCGCTGAGCACGCTTTTCGAGAGCGGACACAATCCAGGAACTCCCTCACGTGGTTGCTGGGATCGGTGCCCCGCATGTCGGGCACCGCGATCTCGGATCGCAGCGACTCGGGATAGACTTCGAACTTGCCGCTGTCGCCGGTCTCAACCCAGCCCTCGTCCCCTTCAAAGCGGACGGGGCAGGTCCCCAGCCCGAGCCAGCCCGTGTCGCGGTCACGCATGACGAGCTTCACGCCGTTGGCGTAGGTCGCGGTCACATTGGTGTCCCACGGCTCGTACTCGACCGGGACGGTGTCGTCCGATCGATTAGCCCACTGACATAGGTCGACCGTGTGCGCGCCCCACTCAAGGATTCCGCCGCTGTGCAAATCGTGATAACCCCGCCAACGCCCTTCGGCGTACAGAGCGTTGTAGGGCCGCCACGGCGCCGGGCCCAACCAAAGGTCCCAATCGATCTCGTCCTTTCCGGGTTGTGGCTGCGCAGGCAGCCAGTCGCGACTCCCCGCCGGATCCAGGGTGTGAGCGTGCATCGTGCGTAGTTGGCCGAGCTTGCCGCTGTGCACCAGGTCGACCGCAAACTGAAAGTTGGGGATCGTCCTTCGCTGGGTTCCAGCCTGGTAAATGCGTCCGTAGCGAATCACCGCGTCCCGGAATGCCAGACTCTCCTCGATCGTCATCGAGCACGGCTTCTCGCAGTAGATGTCTTTGCCGGCTCGCGCCGCTAAGATCGACGCCATCGTGTGCCAGCGATCTCCGGTAGCGATCAATACGGCGTCGATGTCATCGCGGCCGAGCAGCTCCTCGGGGCGTCTGAGAACCACGCAGTCGCTGCTGTTGTAGTGCTTGTCGACCATCTGCTTGACGATCTGGCCACGGCTCCTCTGCGCGTCGCACGTGGCGACGAATCGCGCGTCCTGCGAATTGAGGAAGCTTCGCAGGTCGGTCCGGCCCCGATTGCCGACGCCGATGCCGCCGACAGTGATCCGCTCGCTCGGGGGCGTGACGCCATTGCGCCCTAGTGCGGACGATGGGATAATCGTTGGAGCGCCAACCACCGCGGTGGCAGTGGCGACCGTTTTCAGGAAATCGCGGCGGCTAGTTGGTCGTACCACTATCTTACGCCTCGGGGTTGGAGGTGATTTCTCATGCGTCGCCCAGAGGATCACTGAATTGGTTGACGATTCTTTGGGCGACTGTCATCGTAATCGCGCGCCCACGGCGTTTGCCACGCGGTGGTCGGGAACGATTCACGAACTACTCCAGCAAATCACAGCAATCAACGGAGTCAGGAAGTGACGGCCGGATGACTCTCGCAAAGGCGCGGAGTCGAACGGGAAGAATCAAATTGCCAATGACCAATACGCGCTTTGGTTTCGCCCTGCGCGTATTGGTCGTTGGGGTTATTGTCTACCACTGCGTCTCTGCGAGAGACTTCCTCGGACTGCCTAGACGTGTTCGGTAAACGTGTCGTTCAGGAGGTCAGGTGAGGGAGTTGTTATGGTTCTACGGATGGGTTGAAGTACTTGCAGCAAGCCGGGAAACGGCTCTCGCTGCAATCAACCCGAATGCGTGCCTCACGAAGAAACGATGGCGGGAGGGCTGCCCCCCCTCCCGCCATGATCGCCGTCCGACGCCCGGCCCCTTCAGCGTCGGAACCGGCGGATCGCCGGAACCGCGGCCAGAGCCAATCCGAAGATAGCTAACGATGCCGGCTCGGGCACCGAGGCGGAGCCCACAGCGGCGATCGCAGGTTTGCCGAAGTTCGCCTTCCACAGGTCGTAGCCCGCCTGGGTAGAGTCGGGGCTGTTCCCGTCCCGCCACACGGTGTAATCGGCCGCATCGACCGCGTTGTCGCCGTTGTAGTCTCCGGGAATCCCTCCGGCGATAAGCAATTCGAGCGCCGCCACGTCGGCGGCGTCGAAGAAGTCGTTACCCGTCAGGTCAAAGGGCGACAAGTTGAGAGACGCCAGCACGGCGGCCGAGCTGTTGCCTAAGCCGATCAACGTGTTCTGCCGATCGACCGCGGGGTCGCCACCGTCGCCCATCAGGTAAAGATTCGCCAGGTCGACGTCCGCTTGGTCTACGGCCATGTCGAAATTCACGTCGCCAGGTGCGAAGAGGACTGGCGTCGTCAACGAGATATTGTCGATCTGCACCTGAGTAAACACATTTCCGTCACGTTGGTCAGGCGACACAGGAGTGCCGTCCGGAAAGTTGGGGATCACCGTGTCGGCGAGTGATTGGAAGAACACATTGATGGGATCGCCACTGTCTTGAGCGGCCTTGAGAACAGCCCCACTGATCGTCAGGGTAGGCTGTGCGGTCTGCGTTGCGCCGCCAGCGGTCTCTGGCGGGATGATTTCCGTCAATTGCTGATCAAAGAGCGCTCCGGCCAATGCGTTATTCGGGTCAATCGCGGCGTCGCCCGCGCCGGACGTCAAGGCAAGCTTAAAGTTCGAGTCGGGGCTTGCTGGGCGGTTCTTGTTGAAGGTGATGTCAAACGTGAGTGTGTATTCAGCGTTCTCGTCAATCGTGGCGCCCTGAAAGATGTCTCTCTGGAGCAGGCCATTGAGATAGCCCCCCGCGGTGTTCATTACGACGCGCTCCTGGGCGATTGACCAGTGGGTGTCTAGATAGAAGGACCCTTGCTGCCCGTTGGTGAAGAGTAGGTCCAATGCGCCGCCGTCGGCCACTGCTTCAATAATGTTGTTGGGGTTATTCGAGTAGGGCGCCCAGTTATCGACGTCCACCGTGTTCCCGCGGAAAGGGCCAAAGTTGCCGTGGGAGCCGTTGATGTTGTAGGCGCCGCCGGTATTGGGCTGTAACGGATTGGTGATGTTTGTGAAGTCGCCGTTGGGGATCAGGTTGGCGGGCGCCGGCTTGGCGATCGCGGCGAAGGCTTGCACGTTGTTGCTGCGGCCGAGGCTGATATTGTCGAGCGACACCAGCATGCCCGCGTTCGATAGGATCGTGGAGACCGGATCAACCGAGCCCTGGACCGGGTCGATACGGACCTGGTCGTACGAATTGCCCCACGTGCCTGTGTCCGACGGAAGGCGCTGAATGGTGTAGGTTCTGAACACGTCGACGGGCGGGATCGGCGACGAACCGCCGTCGTTGACGTAGTAATCGACCCTGCTGTTAGCGACGCCATCCGGCAGGTTGCCTCCCGTCAGGAACTGCTCCCCTCTTGCTCCCGGGTCGTCGACGTAGCTTTGCGGAATCGACACGTCGAGGCGGAGGTCGAACTGCACGATATCGTACTGCCCGGGGAGGTTGCCTACGGTGATGCGGTCGCCTGGGATTTGTGAGATGCTGCTAACGCTGCGGCGGATGCTGGGGTCGGCTTCGGTGAAGCCGGAACTGTTCTGGATTACCCCCTCTGCGGCATCGATAAAGATCCCGCCGAACCGCACTTCAGTCCAACTCTGGGCCGTTCCGTCGTTGAAGTCGCCGATGTTGACTACGTCAAAGAAGGTCGGGCCGGCGCCCTGGGCAGAAACGGTGACGTCGGCCGCGTTGGAGGTGAGCCCGCAAAGGACAACGAGCAGGCAGCCGAAGGGCTTCGCTGCGGCTCGACCGAATGAGTGGACCGGTGGCTTCGGCAGCCGGCCAAAAAAACTAGTGCGAATCATAGAACTTTCTCCAGAGAGCCCAGGGGCTGAATAGTACAAGGGTTGAATAGTAACGGAGCAATCAGCGGCATTGGGCGACTCGCCGCGGCCGCCCACGCCGACCGCCTTCCTGCTCCCAGCGAATCGATGAGATGATCCCCCAACGATCTCAATGCCGACGGGGGAGAAGACATGAGGTAACGTCGGCTCTAGTCACACTAACGGCGCTCGCAAGATTGGTCAAATATTCCCGTCCAGAATTTGAATTCAGAGCTATCAACGGCACACCCGAACCGCCCGCGAGCCCGTTGTGCTGTTCGCAGCGTTCCAATGAATGACGAATGCGCAGCAGCAAGGACGCGCAGGCGAGCGCATACGCGTCCTTGGTCATTAATGCTCGTTTTCAAATGGTTGCCCATCACTCAACGGGCCTACGCAGCAATGCCGACTGGGCTATGGAGTTCCGTCCGCCTGGGCGGTAGCCGCCTCTGCGCCCGATCTTACGAAGTGCCGCGCCTAACCCGACGTCGAAAGATCAAGGTCTCTCGTGTTCTCTCCAGGCTTCACGTCGATCTGCAACTCCGACTCGTTGTTGTACTTGTCGGGTAGCGATTCTGCGAAAATCTTTCTGACCGGACTATCCGGCGTGTTGTAGAGCCTTTTCTCTCCGACGACCTTGGAGACACGCACCTCAATCCTCGACTCTCCGATCGGCACTTCGATGACGTACTTCCCCTGAGAAATGCCTGTTCCCACCGGGTTGGCCGCTCCTCCGAGGGGGAAGAAGCTGATCTTCCCGGCATCTACCGGGGCGCCGTCGACGATCACGGCCCCCCTAACGATCGCGAAGCCTTCCTTGGGCCCGCCGCAACCGAGGCTGCAAAGCAAGACGGCGGAAGCAGCAAGCGAGACAAGAGATTCAGATCCAGTCATAGTTGCTCGCCCGCCTCACCGCCGTCCATGGTGCCCAAGGCCATCCATGCGGCAATGTTAATGTCTTCGCTGAAGAACGTGACCGATCCATCGCACAACACCGCGTTGACGCCCCCGGGGTGGCGGCTCCTGGCGGCCGCGACCTGGCGACTGCGCTCGCCCGCGATCGCCGGCATGTTCGGGTCGCCGGTCTCTTGAAACCAGCCATTAATGATGATGTCAGCTACGGACGAGTTCGGGGTTACCAAGGTATGGAACCGGAACCCTCCGTCGTCGTTCATGATGTCGCCCCGCCAGTCGTCATCGTTGATGCTCCAGCCCTTGAGCGTTTCGGACATAAGCAGGGTGTGCGACGTGCCGTCGGTGATGTTGCGGAAGGCCGTTTTGCGCGGCTTGTTGCGGTCTCCACCGATGTGTGAGAAGGGCGCTTTGGGCATGTCGTCTACCGTCTGACCACGAATAGCACCGGCGGTTTGCCCGTACGTCACGTTCCCCCAGTTCACCACGTAGTTCCCGCGCCGACGGTTGTGGCCACCGCCGAGCTGGTCGGAGCCCTCGTCGCTTGGGCAGTAGTACAGGTCCACTTTGTGGCCGGTAGCGCCGCTCATCGATCCGTCGTTGATCGTGTTGGGCGCGACGTGAAATGCCTTGCTGAGGTCGGCGGTGACGGACGTGGCCGACTCCTCAATGTACGGCCAGAGCGTCATCACCCAAGTCTGCCGGGGGTCGCGCTTCGACCCGAACGGCAGCTCCCCCTGGGAGTCATGGTGCAGGTGCATCGCGATCCCCCACTGCTTGCACTTGTTCACGCACTGCGTGCGCCGCGCAGACTCGCGGGCGGACTGCACCGCCGGCAGCAGCATGGCAACGAGGATGCCGATAATTGCAATGACAACCAAGAGCTCAACCAGTGTGAATCCTTCTGAACGCCGTTTAGGGCGCCATGAGAATTTTTCGACACCTGTTCTACGCAACGCGGTTTCACTTACAGACATGGCTCGTTTCCTTGAGAGAAGTCTTCCAAGACCCGGCGGTGAGGAGTTCCTACGGCGACCTAACCTGACGCGTACGTCCCGCGGTCGCCGACTGCATTGAAGGGTTCAAGAACGCCGCAAAAGTTTCAAAAAAAGCTGTGTTCGATGGTGGCCAAAGAACTGTGACAAGCGGTCCGCGTCGTCACTGAGGCGGCGCGGGCGGATTCCTTACTTGAGCGAATGCCCAATGCTGAGGAGTTACTTCCGAGGGGAAGAAAACTGGACAGACAAAAATGGCTCTCTTTGCCAGATTCTGTCAGATTCTCGATCTGGTGTCAAAAAGTTGCCCGCTGAGCCGCGACGTGTCGCCAGGTTGTTCGAACGCGAGGTCGGAGCGACCGCTTATGCCGCCCGCGGCTGCGCGTAAGTGAGGGGCAGGCCGGCCCGGATACTCATCGTGGTGTCGCTTGATCTCGGCGACGCATGCGGGGTCTTGCGAAGGGTGTTTAGGTGCCGTGGGTCTCGGGATAGGCGACCGGCCGCTGCAAAGGCGAACCTTTGGAGCAGGCGTGAACGTAATCTCTTTGACGCAGATACTTCTTTCTATGGTGGCCTGCTTGCTTCCGACGGCGCCCCGCGAGCATCGCGTGGGCGAACCTCGAAGGGGTCTCGCCACTAGCCGCCGCAAGCCCTCGGGTGCCGAGTCTCATGGCGGAACATGACCGCGGCTTGTTGGAAAGCAAACACGCAACCAGCGCGTACTCAGCGGAATGTCAAAGATTGCCCGCGGGGCGGCTGCAATTGCGATCGCCGACCAAGACTAATGTTTCAATGGAAACGCTGGGACTCTTGTGTTCCAATTAGTTTTGGTAGACCTGGGGACGGTTGCTTTCGGGTGGCGAAGGCGCCCTCGGTCGCCGGGGCCCTGAGGTCCGCAAGGTTCGGGCCTCGGGGGGCACCAGGTCGGCGGTGCGGCTGTCCGACGCTTCGCTTTCGGCTCTCAGAATCTACTCTTCTCTGCTTTTTTGCGATCTCAATCAGGCTAGGAAATGCAATGCAGACGTGCGTGGGCAAGGTGTTTCTGCATCCTCATGCCGGCTCTGTCCTGCGTTGTTTCGAGCGACGGACAGCCCTTTGCCTCGCCCTTGCTCGATTGGCGGAAGCGCTTGGACTCGGCTCGGTCGCCCCAGACCCGAATAGGTCCTACCGCAGCTCGCGCTCGCTTCGGCCCAACTCCCCCAGGCCGCTCGAGTCGAGCGTCTTGTCGAACAGCGCGATCTCGGCTGGCCGTGGACCAGGGTCTGCGGAGCAGGCTCGGCAAGGCTCTGTGGCAGGGGGCGAACAGTTGCTGAGGGGGCGGTTCGCCAGGCTGGCGAATTGGGTTCTCGCGATGCAAGCGTCGGCGGTTGGCAGCCGCAACACGAAGGGGTCGATATGAAGCACCTTTGGCGCCTTCCGCAAGTCGCCGTCTGCTCACTTGCGTTGTTGTGCGTGCTGAGTCACGGCATGCCATTCGATGCACAGGCGGACGGGCAACCGAACGTCTTGCTGTTCTTCGTCGATGACCTTCGGCCTGAGCTGGGCTGCTACGGCCAGCACGACATCAAGAGCCCGAATATCGACGCGTTAGCTCTCGGGGGGGTCCTCTTCGAGCGTGCCTATTGCCAGCAAGCCATCTGCGCCCCATCGCGAGCGAGCATGATGGCTGGGCAGTATCCGGATACGCTTGGCATCTACGACCTGTGGTCGCCGCTGCGTCGCACGGTTCCCGGCGTGATGAGCATGCCGCGCTACTTTCACGAGCGCGGCTACGAGACCTCATCGTTTGGAAAGGTCTACCATCACCACTCCGACGATCGAGAATACTGGTCAAAGCTGCCCGATGTTCCAGGGGTGATCTACGCGAATCCACAAACCCTGCGATCGATCACCCGGCGCCACAGAGAAGCACGAGCCAAGGGGCTGACGAAACTCGCGTTGTCGTCTGCCACCAAGGGCCCTCCCTGTGAAGCGGCGGATGTCGAGGACGATGCTTACCGCGATGGTGCAGTCGCTCAGCAAGCGATCGATGCGCTGCGCAGCTGCGACAGCCCCTTCTTCATGTGTGTCGGGTTCGCCAAGCCGCATCTGCCCTTTTCCGCGCCCCAGCACTACTGGGACCTTTACCGGCGCGAAGACTTTCATACGCCCGATCGCGACGTTCCCAAAGCGTCGCCGGATATCGCCTTCACCAATTGGGGCGAGCTGCGGTCCTACGAGGGGATGCCGGAGGAGGGGCCACTGAGCGACGCGCAGACGTGCGAGCTGATGCACGGGTACGCTGCTTGCGTGAGCTACGCAGACGCACAGGTAGGGAGGGTGCTGGCCGAGCTCGATCGATTGGGGCTTCGCGACGGCACCATCGTCGTCTTGTGGGGCGACCACGGCTACAAGTTGGGCGAGTACGGCCTGTGGTGCAAGCACACCAACCTGGAGCTAGACGCCCACGTGCCCCTGATCGTGTCGGCGCCTGGATACGCGAAGGGTGAACGCGCCCAAGGTCTGGTCGAGATGATCGATGTCTTTCCGACCCTTGCCGCGCTCACCAACGGTTCGGCGCCGGCCTCCTGCGAAGGGCGAAGCCTTGAGCCAATGCTCAAGGACCCCCGCACCACGATCCGCCCCTACGCACGGAGCCAGTACCCGCGAGGCTCGACAATGGGCTATAGCCTTCGGACCGACCGCTGGCGATACACCGAATGGGTGGCCTCGCCGAGCAAAAGCATCGTGGCAAGAGAGCTCTACGATCATCGCGACTCCCAAACGCCGGGGCGGAACCTGGCCGATGAGCCAGGGCGTCAGGAGCTCGTTTCAACGCTTTCCAAGCATCTCGATTCGCGAAGTCGCATCGCGCCGCGGGCGTCGAGAACCGGGCAATAGACTCACGGTCCAAGCCATTACCGTGCCTCACACCGTCAACCGCTTACCGGAAGAAGCACGTACACTTCGATGATCCTCGCCGTCGTCTTCAACCGCCGTGCCGCTCGCATATTCGGCCCATGCCGCCTTGGTGGTCTGACGATGATCATCTTGGCGCTTTGGTCGCTATTGAGCGGGGCGGTTGCTCGCGCCCAGCCGATCACGTTTCCGCGGGGGGGCGCCGATGTGGTTGCGTTCGGCCAGGATGAGCCGTTGCGGTTCCGCACCAAGGGCATTGAGG from Pirellulimonas nuda includes:
- a CDS encoding PEP-CTERM sorting domain-containing protein gives rise to the protein MGGRGESPNAADCSVTIQPLYYSAPGLSGESSMIRTSFFGRLPKPPVHSFGRAAAKPFGCLLVVLCGLTSNAADVTVSAQGAGPTFFDVVNIGDFNDGTAQSWTEVRFGGIFIDAAEGVIQNSSGFTEADPSIRRSVSSISQIPGDRITVGNLPGQYDIVQFDLRLDVSIPQSYVDDPGARGEQFLTGGNLPDGVANSRVDYYVNDGGSSPIPPVDVFRTYTIQRLPSDTGTWGNSYDQVRIDPVQGSVDPVSTILSNAGMLVSLDNISLGRSNNVQAFAAIAKPAPANLIPNGDFTNITNPLQPNTGGAYNINGSHGNFGPFRGNTVDVDNWAPYSNNPNNIIEAVADGGALDLLFTNGQQGSFYLDTHWSIAQERVVMNTAGGYLNGLLQRDIFQGATIDENAEYTLTFDITFNKNRPASPDSNFKLALTSGAGDAAIDPNNALAGALFDQQLTEIIPPETAGGATQTAQPTLTISGAVLKAAQDSGDPINVFFQSLADTVIPNFPDGTPVSPDQRDGNVFTQVQIDNISLTTPVLFAPGDVNFDMAVDQADVDLANLYLMGDGGDPAVDRQNTLIGLGNSSAAVLASLNLSPFDLTGNDFFDAADVAALELLIAGGIPGDYNGDNAVDAADYTVWRDGNSPDSTQAGYDLWKANFGKPAIAAVGSASVPEPASLAIFGLALAAVPAIRRFRR
- a CDS encoding sulfatase: MLFFVDDLRPELGCYGQHDIKSPNIDALALGGVLFERAYCQQAICAPSRASMMAGQYPDTLGIYDLWSPLRRTVPGVMSMPRYFHERGYETSSFGKVYHHHSDDREYWSKLPDVPGVIYANPQTLRSITRRHREARAKGLTKLALSSATKGPPCEAADVEDDAYRDGAVAQQAIDALRSCDSPFFMCVGFAKPHLPFSAPQHYWDLYRREDFHTPDRDVPKASPDIAFTNWGELRSYEGMPEEGPLSDAQTCELMHGYAACVSYADAQVGRVLAELDRLGLRDGTIVVLWGDHGYKLGEYGLWCKHTNLELDAHVPLIVSAPGYAKGERAQGLVEMIDVFPTLAALTNGSAPASCEGRSLEPMLKDPRTTIRPYARSQYPRGSTMGYSLRTDRWRYTEWVASPSKSIVARELYDHRDSQTPGRNLADEPGRQELVSTLSKHLDSRSRIAPRASRTGQ
- a CDS encoding DUF1559 domain-containing protein; amino-acid sequence: MSVSETALRRTGVEKFSWRPKRRSEGFTLVELLVVIAIIGILVAMLLPAVQSARESARRTQCVNKCKQWGIAMHLHHDSQGELPFGSKRDPRQTWVMTLWPYIEESATSVTADLSKAFHVAPNTINDGSMSGATGHKVDLYYCPSDEGSDQLGGGHNRRRGNYVVNWGNVTYGQTAGAIRGQTVDDMPKAPFSHIGGDRNKPRKTAFRNITDGTSHTLLMSETLKGWSINDDDWRGDIMNDDGGFRFHTLVTPNSSVADIIINGWFQETGDPNMPAIAGERSRQVAAARSRHPGGVNAVLCDGSVTFFSEDINIAAWMALGTMDGGEAGEQL
- a CDS encoding Gfo/Idh/MocA family protein, producing MVRPTSRRDFLKTVATATAVVGAPTIIPSSALGRNGVTPPSERITVGGIGVGNRGRTDLRSFLNSQDARFVATCDAQRSRGQIVKQMVDKHYNSSDCVVLRRPEELLGRDDIDAVLIATGDRWHTMASILAARAGKDIYCEKPCSMTIEESLAFRDAVIRYGRIYQAGTQRRTIPNFQFAVDLVHSGKLGQLRTMHAHTLDPAGSRDWLPAQPQPGKDEIDWDLWLGPAPWRPYNALYAEGRWRGYHDLHSGGILEWGAHTVDLCQWANRSDDTVPVEYEPWDTNVTATYANGVKLVMRDRDTGWLGLGTCPVRFEGDEGWVETGDSGKFEVYPESLRSEIAVPDMRGTDPSNHVREFLDCVRSRKACSANERVAAQSHIASHAATIAWRMGETLRFDPAKNAFVHHNEANRHLARAVREPWRI